In Phycodurus eques isolate BA_2022a chromosome 23, UOR_Pequ_1.1, whole genome shotgun sequence, a genomic segment contains:
- the arrb2b gene encoding arrestin, beta 2b isoform X1: protein MLFPHRQEEIHEQWEPSHGQIPTTGFSDVEVGRRTILIHVAFRTVRNAQLFLLSVLTFHFISSVCSVGVAFGIGGRRTRAQKRAPSPRVTQTRRPDPTRPDPSQAATTWATQRPAVILQVRRGLPLVVRERVRRGLPLVELCASGDPEGAVRPREQRPRETAAPGGVARQGGDTLKEIPNWKLVIGVEAVLPRRAHQRQRPRLQLLQQDGEDRRTKGGRNTEMLSIVVSYGVKVELVLSLGGPFPKNVNIRHHSTCPANSPDLNPIENRWGIIKRKVRGIRPKNKEELTASIEEIWASVTPRQRRHRLMASMPRRIQAVIPRPALKMNASF, encoded by the exons ATGTTGTTCCCCCATCGACAGGAAGAAATCCACGAACAATGGGAACCGAGCCACGGTCAAATCCCAACTACTGGATTTTCAGACGTTGAAGTGGGCAGAAGGACAATCCTCATACATGTTGCGTTTCGGACAGTACGCAATGCGCAGCTATTTTTGCTAAGCGTTTTGactttccattttatttcctcAGTTTGCTCGGTGGGCGTGGCCTTTGGCATTGGCGGCCGGCGGACACGAGCCCAAAAGCGCGCCCCAAGCCCGCGCGTGACCCAGACACGCAGACCCGACCCGACCCGACCCGACCCGAGCCAAGCAGCCACGACGTGGGCGACCCAGCGGCCAGCAG TGATTCTCCAAGTGCgacgcgggctccctctagtggtacgtgaaagagTGCgacgcgggctccctctagtg GAACTCTGTGCATCTGGTGATCCGGAAGGCGCGGTACGCCCCAGAGAACAAAGGCCCCGAGAGACCGCTGCACCTGGAGGTGTCGCTCGACAAGGAGGTGACACCTTGAAGGaaattccaaattggaaacttgTCATTGGAGTTGAAG CGGTACTACCACGGCGAGCGCATCAGCGTCAGCGTCCACGTCTCCAACTACTCCAGCAAGACGGTGAAGATCGCAG AACGAAAGGAGGTCGCAACACGGAGATGTTGAGCATCGTGGTGTCCTACGGGGTCAAAGTCGAGCTGGTGTTGTCTCTTGGAGG accctttccaaaaaatgtgaatatacgGCATCATAGCACATGCCcggccaactcgccggatctaaaccccattgagaatcgatggggtattatcaagaggaaagtGAGGGGCatcagacccaaaaacaaagaagaactgacagcaagcatcgaggaaatctgggcttccgtAACTCCCCGGCAACGCCGCCACAGGCTGATGGCCTCAATGCCGCGGCGCATCCAGGCAGTGATTCCCCGCCCAGCGTTGAAGATGAACgcatcgttttga
- the med11 gene encoding mediator of RNA polymerase II transcription subunit 11, translated as MYACAVWLTGSARNILGVFWADLTTLKRLLMANERLRALEEVEKEIAMVLQCAGNILMELSKDKHNASLLDRQLVQFQSSVNRVEGELSGQIRYLTQVATGQPHEGSTYSSRKDCQMALNRAEYAKVKLGELGRTCEVMLEQPPPSQLT; from the exons ATGTACGCATGCGCAGTATGGCTTACTGGCAGCGCCCGCAATATATTGGGAGTTTTTTGGGCGGACTTGACGACTTTGAAGCGTTTGTTGATGGCGAACGAGCGCCTGCGAGCTCTGGAGGAGGTGGAGAAGGAGATCGCCATGGTGCTGCAGTGTGCCG GCAACATCCTGATGGAACTTTCCAAAGACAAACACAACGCCAGCCTGCTGGACAGACAGCTGGTCCAGTTCCAGAGCTCAGTCAACCGAGTGGAGGGCGAACTGAGCGGCCAAATCCGCTACCTGACACAG GTTGCCACTGGCCAACCTCACGAGGGGTCCACCTACTCATCCAGGAAGGACTGCCAGATGGCACTCAACAGAGCAGAGTACGCCAAAGTCAAACTGGGAGAACTGGGCCGGACCTGCGAGGTGATGTTGGAGCAGCCGCCGCCATCGCAGCTAACATGA
- the arrb2b gene encoding arrestin, beta 2b isoform X2 produces the protein MLFPHRQEEIHEQWEPSHGQIPTTGFSDVEVGRRTILIHVAFRTVRNAQLFLLSVLTFHFISSVCSVGVAFGIGGRRTRAQKRAPSPRVTQTRRPDPTRPDPSQAATTWATQRPAVILQVRRGLPLVVRERVRRGLPLVELCASGDPEGAVRPREQRPRETAAPGGVARQGGDTLKEIPNWKLVIGVEAVLPRRAHQRQRPRLQLLQQDGEDRRTKGGRNTEMLSIVVSYGVKVELVLSLGGDMAAELPFVRMHPKPADRRF, from the exons ATGTTGTTCCCCCATCGACAGGAAGAAATCCACGAACAATGGGAACCGAGCCACGGTCAAATCCCAACTACTGGATTTTCAGACGTTGAAGTGGGCAGAAGGACAATCCTCATACATGTTGCGTTTCGGACAGTACGCAATGCGCAGCTATTTTTGCTAAGCGTTTTGactttccattttatttcctcAGTTTGCTCGGTGGGCGTGGCCTTTGGCATTGGCGGCCGGCGGACACGAGCCCAAAAGCGCGCCCCAAGCCCGCGCGTGACCCAGACACGCAGACCCGACCCGACCCGACCCGACCCGAGCCAAGCAGCCACGACGTGGGCGACCCAGCGGCCAGCAG TGATTCTCCAAGTGCgacgcgggctccctctagtggtacgtgaaagagTGCgacgcgggctccctctagtg GAACTCTGTGCATCTGGTGATCCGGAAGGCGCGGTACGCCCCAGAGAACAAAGGCCCCGAGAGACCGCTGCACCTGGAGGTGTCGCTCGACAAGGAGGTGACACCTTGAAGGaaattccaaattggaaacttgTCATTGGAGTTGAAG CGGTACTACCACGGCGAGCGCATCAGCGTCAGCGTCCACGTCTCCAACTACTCCAGCAAGACGGTGAAGATCGCAG AACGAAAGGAGGTCGCAACACGGAGATGTTGAGCATCGTGGTGTCCTACGGGGTCAAAGTCGAGCTGGTGTTGTCTCTTGGAGG ggacATGGCAGCGGAGCTTCCTTTTGTTCGGATGCATCCCAAGCCAG CGGATCGTCGCTTTTGA
- the cd99l2 gene encoding CD99 antigen-like protein 2 isoform X5, which yields MARGGSPSLLLPPTTTTTTTMLLLMLLMLAVQVRPQGLDLADALDPADAQTTPAPLPGTGAPNRAKGKPAAGELDLADALDPDNDIDRNEGPRPGGGFSDSDLIDVSKDDSYKPDKGKGGRPSGDRDRVDQRGDNSETTAEVGTIAGIVSAVGVALAGAVSSYISYQKKKLCFGIRQSLNAETVKADNPDAVLTTEPQVQQTLPEQAIADNVV from the exons ATGGCTCGCGGAGGTTCGCCGTCGCTGCTGCTGCcgccgacgacgacgacgacgacgacgatgctgctgctgatgctgcTGATGCTCGCCGTGCAAG TGCGGCCTCAGGGTCTGGACCTGGCCGACGCGCTGGACCCCGCCGACGCTCAAA CCACGCCGGCGCCATTGCCAG GCACCGGGGCTCCGAACAGGGCCAAGGGAAAACCAG CCGCCGGCGAATTGGACCTGGCCGACGCCCTGGACCCCGACAACGACATCGACCGGAACGAGGGGCCCCGACCCGGAG GAGGGTTTTCTGACAGCGACCTGATTGATGTCAGCAAAGACGACAGCTACAAACCCGACAAAGGCAAAG GCGGGCGACCGAGCGGCGATCGCGATCGTGTCGACCAACGCGGCGACAATAGCG AGACCACCGCCGAGGTTGGCACCATCGCGGGCATCGTTAGCGCGGTGGGCGTGGCGCTGGCGGGCGCCGTCAGCAGCTACATCTCGTACCAGAAGAAGAAGCTGTGCTTCGGCATCCGGC AGAGTCTGAACGCGGAGACGGTGAAGGCCGACAATCCGGATGCTGTGCTGACAACAGAACCGCAAG TCCAACAGACGCTTCCGGAGCAGGCCAT